One genomic window of Vespula pensylvanica isolate Volc-1 chromosome 12, ASM1446617v1, whole genome shotgun sequence includes the following:
- the LOC122633463 gene encoding uncharacterized protein LOC122633463 isoform X3, with translation MMDTEEADIAQLCAQNIVLWQHFLEAFSGREAVHQHLARIHHQLRVKRFAEGFFVLENPRMSAAGCYDANYQSYQAVSETARRSRYLASLPPLPVHCPELDGDLHSLPLIFEDQYADMQQRHRNSIPSMDDCSCGIAAILESRSMGIWSPRSEGAAQDIGAMQARFATTPSTLPARHSKSLDQLGPEMPPLQPRASPKTLPRSVSTQLFPKQRGGIRNATPPATVPSRGRPRSTVPSGNTLFPPSGQQQACSAPNPSLSSTPVIPLPRAKSTQMLVQNRQQVDPQSTSIGSLLVAMFPELPSDTRLPGYRPSAKSCEQNLTVPSYVRTLDLAQLADCLNTESKSSQISEDFHSLDTRRIRLEPRSHRLLNRQGLAGNDQNNFPLGKSGANVDGFLHEQQPLHTATLDRITYRGNARKQAHQTGGKYNQTNGLESRRYHTIGKTSSGHGQRNRETQDSMNGATLTSSHSLLMEPLYRVSNYSSTTTDSFFYRTNGISGRTRDETDRPKRPKSTDRLVDEVERNECCEFRRERTKRKEERVTKSPRNGVTLSCYMEEKQQKRGQREKRTIESPNEPLYEVITLKVEPKRETRVERRRDKHGRRPHSAPVLDTERPSEDGRKCGHRNRKAAPPPPAYQDPAMAPLPKYRHPPPAPTTSVLEVENNNKIILKVEPIKSPIEISATNGRTPSSEISNTGEQPPNVKRLRCASVPVAQNKIVVPRSAVSLPCMPIRDSKDSLSNNHPVIPNPLSPPSTRPSSPTTSSSSSNLTSECSGWVSSGDTSSSEQRRNARLSSEQLRQKLSKIVPRKKSPAKESSPVEHSYEEVRLPPPKMFQDEPPPPEEFRDPPAPIDNPLYHVYETVKRTRSPKRNKTAPCSPQRSRENAYGGGRDICLDCYQEGKELLQSTQDDLINFKKCKEEFKRQMSFSGRIYRERKEAQYRFHKRARSFGYGDLLTPSSIQPLRSNVPLSDYPSLASTLPYFHISDEYRLFSPEGAHLIVCVHGLDGNAADLRLVKTYLELGLPGAHLDFLMSEKNQGDTFSDFDTMTDRLVAEIRHHIEISGLNPTKVSFIGHSLGTIIIRSALTRPQLRPLLPRLHTFLSLSGPHLGTLYNTSGLVNAGMWFMQKWKKSGSLLQLAMKDAPDVRRSFMFRLSQKSNLQKFKHVLLCGSAQDRYVPLHSARIELCKAAVRDPSDQGAAYREMVHNILYPVMSASGVSLVRYDVHHALPPTANALIGRAAHIAVLDSELFIEKFLLVAGLKYFR, from the exons ATGATGGACACGGAAGAGGCGGATATAGCTCAACTCTGCGCACAAAATATCGTTCTCTGGCAACACTTTCTGGAAGCGTTTTCTGGTCGCGAAGCTGTGCATCAGCATCTCGCTAGGATTCATCATCAGTTGCGA GTTAAACGCTTCGCGGAGGGTTTCTTCGTGCTGGAAAATCCACGAATGTCGGCGGCGGGCTGTTACGATGCAAATTATCAATCGTATCAGGCTGTGAGCGAGACCGCACGAAGATCGCGTTATCTCGCCTCGCTGCCTCCGTTGCCGGTCCATTGCCCGGAATTGGATGGCGATCTTCATTCGTTGCCTTTAATCTTCGAGGATCAATATGCCGATATGCAACAGAGACACAGAAACAGTA TTCCCAGCATGGACGACTGTAGCTGCGGGATCGCCGCGATTCTGGAATCCAGATCTATGGGTATCTGGTCGCCGAGAAGCGAAGGTGCTGCGCAGGATATCGGAGCGATGCAGGCTCGCTTCGCGACCACTCCTTCGACATTACCGGCCAGGCACAGCAAGTCTCTCGATCAGCTTGGCCCCGAAATGCCGCCGTTGCAGCCAAGGGCTTCGCCCAAGACATTACCCAG ATCGGTCTCGACGCAATTATTTCCCAAACAACGTGGCGGAATTAGAAATGCGACTCCACCGGCGACGGTTCCGTCGAGAGGAAGGCCAAGGTCAACGGTACCGTCCGGCAACACCCTCTTTCCACCGTCCGGACAACAGCAGGCCTGTTCGGCGCCAAACCCATCGTTGAGTTCCACACCGGTGATACCTCTTCCTCGTGCCAAATCCACGCAGATGTTGGTGCAAAATCGGCAACAAGTCGATCCGCAATCCACGTCCATCGGTTCGCTTCTTGTGGCGATGTTTCCCGAGCTACCGTCGGACACTCGACTCCCTGGCTATCGGCCGTCCGCTAAGTCCTGCGAACAGAATCTAACGGTACCCTCCTACGTGAGAACGTTGGACTTGGCCCAGCTGGCTGATTGCTTGAATACCGAAAGCAAATCTTCACAAATCTCTGAAG ACTTTCACTCTTTGGACACCAGAAGGATACGATTGGAGCCGAGGAGTCATCGATTGTTGAACCGTCAAGGCCTCGCCGGTAACGATCAAAACAATTTTCCTCTCGGCAAGTCCGGTGCAAACGTTGATGGTTTCTTGCACGAACAACAGCCTCTTCACACGGCCACTCTCGACAGGATAACGTATCGTGGTAACGCCAGAAAGCAGGCACATCAAACAGGTGGTAAATACAATCAAACGAACGGATTGGAATCACGACGTTACCACACAATCGGGAAAACTAGCTCTGGCCATGGACAACGCAATCGGGAAACGCAGGATTCGATGAACGGTGCCACGCTGACGAGCAGTCATTCGTTGCTGATGGAACCGTTATACAGAGTATCGAATTACTCCTCGACCACTACGGAttccttcttttatcgaacgaacggCATCAGCGGCCGTACTCGCGACGAGACTGATCGACCGAAGAGACCAAAGAGTACCGACAGACTCGTCGACGAGGTCGAGAGGAACGAATGTTGCGAGTTTAGGAGGGAGaggacgaaaaggaaagaggagagagtgACAAAGTCGCCAAGGAACGGTGTAACTTTGTCGTGTTACATGGAGGAGAAACAACAGAAGCGAGGtcaacgagaaaaaaggacgATCGAATCGCCTAACGAGCCTCTCTACGAGGTAATTACGCTCAAAGTCGAACCAAAAAGGGAAACGCGcgttgaaagaagaagagacaagCACGGTAGAAGGCCACATTCCGCTCCCGTTTTGGACACCGAACGTCCATCCGAGGATGGTAGAAAGTGTGGTCATAGGAACAGGAAGGCCGCCCCACCGCCTCCGGCTTATCAGGATCCGGCTATGGCGCCTTTGCCCAAGTATCGTCATCCACCGCCAGCACCTACGACCAGTGTCCTTGAAGTTGAGAATAACAATAAGATCATTCTGAAG GTTGAGCCAATAAAGTCCCCGATCGAGATATCGGCTACGAACGGCAGAACGCCATCATCCGAAATTTCAAATACCGGTGAACAGCCGCCCAATGTGAAAAGACTGAGATGTGCCAGCGTTCCCGTGGCACAGAACAAAATCGTAGTCCCACGTAGCGCCGTTTCGCTACCATGCATGCCGATACGCGATAGCAAAGATAGCCTTAGCAACAATCATCCCGTCATTCCAAATCCCCTTAGTCCGCCGTCCACTCGACCGAGCAGTCCTACAACGAGTTCGAGCTCTAGCAACTTGACGTCCGAGTGTTCAGGTTGGGTCAGCAGCGGCGACACGTCTAGCTCGGAACAAAGGCGAAACGCAAGATTATCCAGTGAACAGTTGCGTCAGAAACTTTCCAAGATCGTACCTAGGAAAAAAAGTCCGGCAAAGGAGAGTAGTCCGGTCGAACATTCTTACGAAGAAGTTAGATTACCACCACCCAAGATGTTCCAAGACGAGCCACCACCTCCCGAAGAGTTTCGTGATCCACCAGCCCCTATTGACAATCCTCTTTATCACGTGTACGAGACGGTAAAGAGAACTAGGAGTCCCAAGCGGAATAAGACTGCACCTTGTAGTCCTCAACGCAGTCGGGAAAATGCGTACGGTGGTGGTAGGGACATCTGTTTGGATTGTTACCAAGAAGGCAAGGAACTTTTACAGAGCACGCAGGACGACTTgatcaattttaaaaaatgcaaGGAGGAGTTTAAGCGACAGATGAGCTTCTCTGGAAGGATTTATAG AGAACGCAAGGAAGCGCAGTATCGCTTCCATAAGCGTGCCCGTTCTTTCGGATACGGTGACCTTCTGACCCCGTCGTCGATTCAACCTTTAAGATCGAATGTGCCTCTTAGCGATTACCCAAGCCTGGCCTCGACCTTGCCGTATTTCCACATCAGCGACGAGTATCGCCTCTTCTCGCCGGAAGGTGCTCATCTAATCGTTTGCGTACACGGGCTCGATGGTAATGCGGCTGATTTACGTCTCGTCAAGACTTATCTCGAATTGGGTCTACCCGGGGCACACTTGGACTTTCTCATGTCCGAGAAGAATCAA GGAGATACCTTCTCGGACTTTGACACGATGACGGATAGATTAGTGGCTGAGATTCGTCATCACATTGAAATATCGGGCTTGAATCCAACGAAAGTGAGCTTCATCGGACACTCTCTGGGGACCATCATCATACGGAGTGCTTTAACGCGACCACAACTTCGGCCACTACTTCCTCGTTTGCATACCTTCCTTAGTTTAAGCGGACCCCATTTAGGCACTCTTTATAATACCAGTGGATTGGTTAACGCTG GTATGTGGTTCATgcaaaaatggaaaaagtcCGGATCGTTGCTTCAACTGGCGATGAAGGACGCGCCAGACGTCAGGCGTTCCTTCATGTTTCGTTTGAGTCAGAAGAGCAATTTGCAAAAATTCAAGCACGTACTCTTGTGCGGAAGCGCCCAAGATCGGTACGTGCCGCTTCACTCGGCGAGAATAGAACTCTGCAAGGCTGCCGTACGTGATCCGTCCGATCAAG GGGCAGCGTATCGCGAGATGGTGCATAATATACTCTATCCCGTGATGTCGGCATCCGGTGTGAGCTTGGTCAGATACGATGTCCATCATGCGCTTCCACCGACAGCTAACGCTCTGATCGGTCGAGCAGCTCACATCGCCGTCCTTGACTCCGAgcttttcatcgaaaaatttCTCCTCGTTGCTGGTCTCAAATATTTCAGATAA